The Ciona intestinalis chromosome 9, KH, whole genome shotgun sequence genome contains the following window.
AAGTAAAGGTCACCATTGTTTACTCGCAACACGTCATAGTTAAAATTCTCAGGAAACGCGAGATTTAGAAGATCGAATCTTCGCGAAAAAAATcgagaatttttattttttgcattttgaaAGACAATAGGATAACAATGAGCATTGTTCATGATCACGTGTGTAAATATTTAGCTAAGCTGCATTGTGTATTCGCGGTATCGTTTATCGGCAACAATTAACTTGATTGTGTTATAATAGCCGcttgtgtgacgtaatattacAAGATTAATAAATAACGAAAAGTTTTGGGTTTCCCCTTTGAACCAAACAGGGGTTTCCCCGCATGAACCACACTACGGGATAAATCACAATATATGGCGGGTTTGGGGTAGTTAGGGGGTGTAACGTGAAAACGTTGGCTTATATGTCGCCGTATCACCTCATACATACATAGTTGGAAATGCGGACGGAGATTGTGAAATAGCTTTGTtacaatacaaacatacaatCCATCGTACAGTATAATAATACCGCAATGTGATAGGTGACCAATTCATAAccacaataatattaaatctatgCACATTACCACTACGTGTTAAAGGTTATATTCATGTTATTGGAGGCACTCGGGGTGAGATTCGAACCCGACCGCATAATAGACACAAAGAGCCGAATATTTACTGAACAAACAACCAAGTACTCACCGTGTTTTGAAGCTTTGATAGTTTCTTTACCGTCCGAGGCAGGAGTAGGTTTTGGAGGGCACTTGTctatattgttgttgttattacgTGGCACTGTCACACAAGCTGTACAAGCTAAAAGCCACCTTTTACCTCTCGAACCCGACATATTAACTTAACATATATTGTGCTGTAACAATAGAAACCATAACTGTTAAACTAGAATGTTAACTTTGaattaatcaaaacaaagaacgttgtgacgtaataaacgtGGTGATTCCGTGacgtaatttaaaacaaagaaactaAAACTCGGCCAAATTACGGCATATCCTATTCATAATTGTGTCAGAACAATGACGTAACTtaaaacatgacgtcatcaaaacatatttttgcaAACTGTGAATATTATGTCATTTCCGTTTTATTATTCAattgtttcgtaacaaacaacaataatgAGTTAATCGCGATGCCGCGCCACAAACCtttgtttaattcaattaaatatgttgggagtaaacaatattaattagTTAAAAGCGAAGATTAAATTCTTACAGAACAAaatctacgctgacctgcgctgaacaacgctgggtgtagatatttctttgtttgttctttttacaccgaggcgagcTACACTGTAGTATAAACGCCGCTTCAAACTGATTCTTGTATTTCATATACGTCACTATCAGTTGCAATATACacattattacgtaataaacaaagaaataatcaAGTTCTGGAACGTATAACAATTAtacttatgacgtcattaatgtttattgtagtttaaaacacttacGTGCCCACGCACGGCACAACCGCTGTAATGCCGAATATAAAACACTCAAATTATACTTTTGTGTAAACCTCGATTATATGCTGATCGTCGCTAATAACTATCACCAACTTCTACAATATCCTATTATGTTCAACATTGAGCTAATAATGGTCGCATATTTATGCGAGTcgtgtttaaagtttaaacctcGCGGTTTCTCGTGCCTGACTTTCCTCTTAGCTAGTGACTGGCAGGGAAAGATTTTCTGCAAGGTTTGTTTAGACGAGGCTGTGCTTGGATAAGACGAAGGTTAACTTATGTTGCTTGATGCGATAACTGGCTTAACACGAAACAACATCGAAAATAAAGTCGATACATTTGTGGCCattaaaatgataatttagcaaactttttttacacgCCAATGAACATCAGTTTTACATTATgacaaatataaatgttaagataataaattataattttgtttcatttgtaTTCGTTACATATTCATCGCGCCATTAAAGAATATTATGAcatgtatattatacaatttcaTTTAGTTACACGgatgttattttgtaaacagCCATTTAATGTTCTATGGCGACTCAATAAACGTTTTAGTTGCAACAACTTAAACTATTAGATCAACTATGAAATAAAGCGCGATGTGCTTAACTTCAAATGCTTTACACAAAACATCGTTTCTTATTCAATCGCCACATAAAAGTCGTTTAGTTTCTCGACTCATTGTTCTCGTTTTATCTGTATTTGGTCAACTATGGATGTCTTGTACCAAAGCTACGAACGCCAATACAAAACTATCTTCGCTTTAAACACTGTACAAGTTATTACCGCTAATACTAAAACATGAAAGAAAACAACTATAAACAAATCTTGCAAACATCTTTAAAGAGATCatcaattattttaacttccGGTCAAACTAATTCTAACATTTAACCTTCGTTAATTACTAAGCTGACACTGCAGCGTGAGGTGGCGTGGTAACATTGATACAACAGGACAAGCTACGAGAGAGAATCCGCCTTTTTTGCGCAGCGGACGCTTTTGTCGCCTCTCGTTGTTTAGAACGTGTTTAAAGAATCGGAACGGAAAGAATCGCTGAAATAGCGGAGATCAAACGACTCGACCACCAGCGTGACGATTACTTAAGCCCCAACTTTCGTCGGCCAAACACTTTGGGTGGAAATTGTGGCAAAAGGTTATTCTGGGGGAAATTTACGTCAAGTTTAAATTAAGACGAAAGTGTATACGTCATTATGTAAAGTGTTTGGTCATAAAGTGAAGTGTAAACGTCATAGTGTTAAGTGCCTCGTCATAAAGTTTTTTACctgaaataattttgttatcgAATGGtccatttttataattcactcatgtaagtaaaaatattgCGAAAAAAATGGTGAAACAAAATCACCCTATATCCaagaatataattataaaatgataaaataaattcacgTTACAACCGCTGTTTTGGTGTCACGTTAATGCGAAAATGATTAATGTTTGAACACTTTGactaagtttatattttacagtttaaatcttatctgtgaaaatattttgtaaagcgGACAAATTGAGCGTAAAATTGGGCACGAAAATGGCTGAGCGGAGATTGTTTAAACATCAATGTAAACTCGATGAGCTGTAGCGATTTATgcgataaaaatattttatggtCCTCGATTTTGGAAACTTTGTAACATAATATTATGTAAGGCCGGAAAATATCGGTGTTTGTTtgttcgtgacgtcacggttattattttttatctctttaaatacgATAACTACAACCGAATGCAATAAAGCCATGAAGGGAGGGATATTATGGACAAAGCGAcagtctttaaaacacgatatgcGACAATTTAAGAAACGTTTTATTTCGGACCCATTAAGCTTTAACCAAAAtgtaacagtttaaaaaatcccGAATTAACTTGGTCAAAAAACCACTTCATTAAAATTCGACATTTACATTAAAGTTTCACATAGCGATTTTAACGACTGGCGTTTTATTGCAAATTcccttcgttgttttaactaattcgatcttcgttatcgtgtTTGAAGGTAGATACGAAAGAAGTTGTTATGCGATCCAGCTGTACGTGCAAATTATTCGTGAAATTCAAACTCGATGAACTGTACGCTGTAACCCGAACCTGACTGCCACAAATTGAACCTAAATCCCATGAGAGCGGATAATTAGTAAGTGAAGACAAACTGAAcaaaagaattatgaaacaagACACCGGCGGTGATTTTTCACTTCTTATCGCGATTTAGATTGAACGCTTCCGCGACCAGCGTTCGCGCTgccattatgatgtaataaatcttaaataaagatttttatcTTCAAGAATTTCGTGCACAACACAAAGCGCAACTTCAGGGATCAATTCGGCAACAAATTACTTCGGACATTTCGCCAAATAAAGTGACATGACTCACACGGTGTAGCTTCCCGCAACCTTTCGAGCCCAGTGACCCTTTACTTTTAACAACAACATCTGATGCTAAGCGGCTGCAATGCAAACACCAAGCTTGTTCCAACTACAGTGGTGACTCTCATTAATTCCTGGTTAAGTGAAACACGAAACCAGAGTGTAAAAGGAAGATTTATAGATCCGGATATGTGATACttatgatcagcagatgtttcggacagtaacttggtggatagtaacctcttttacacttaTGATGAACCAAGTAACCCATTCATCCCCACATAGCCCCAACACGCCACCCCCGGGGATACCAAACCAAACGTCACCACCAACGTCCATCACAACACACATAACCTCACTTCAACTCCCGTGAATTGCCGAACAACCGTGACAGCAAAGTCAAAACAAACCATCTGCACTAAATGAAGTGATGACGTCAGCGTGACGTACTGATGTGACGCGTCGTCCTTGTACCAATAATCCAACTTAAATACGCGGTTCGTTGAAAAATCTACTTGGGGAAAAGTGTCAAACAAATGCGTTTCGTATCTGTTAAACCCCAttagtaaatttaaatgtcGAATTAATATTAGGAGTCGCTGCAACAAGCACGATGGCTATCAGTTGATTATTCGGGTGCTTTTTTTCAGGAACGCTATTTTTCTGCACGCCGCATTGCTACGTCATTAAATAATCGATAACCGCggtcgtgacgtcataatgcagattcattaaatttattaaaaacaatgaaatttaGAATTTTAAGATTCTAAAATTGCTTCTTGAATATCAAACATCGGCTAAACCGCGTTCTAATAAtatcattgttacgtcacaagcacCTTGCGAGTGAAATCGAAACCGAAGTCATTGACAATGGATTGATTGTTGCGAAACAATGGAATATTTGCAAACGGAAATGGAAGACAATATTCTCTGTTACGTCATTTTGCTGCATCGATTGCAAACTTACTTTAATCATTACGTCACAAGAAAGAACAAAGAGAATGAATTATCGAATTAGAATTCTAGAACTAAACTTCTCGAAGTAAACcaaccaattttaataaatataccccacagtaatataaagCTTGGGACAAAATTGTAACTGACAAACTCAATGTAGTTCCTTGGACTAAATAAACATGATTTTGCTGCAATACTTATTTGGCGTTCGTCGATTCGAGACGACGCGAGAATCGCTGGAATGCCTCGATTACAGAAGCGATGACGGAGATTTAACCTTTGTTTCAGCACTATGACgtaagaattttaattttgatcaattttggtaaaattttacaaaaagtttaaagaatTCCTGGAAACAAgcggtttaataaaaatgctcAAACATTTTAACGACTTCACTGTAAACAGACATTCTGAAGCTTTTAATACTTGCAGCAAAATTGGATCTTAGAATAAGTTTGCAACgaatcaaattataaaacttgtttttacaatattacaCAATACACGCTAAAACTTTGTTTCATGAATTATTGGTAATAAGTAAATGTTCCGCACCgcaattaaacttaaataaaaaaacaactgagCCATTTTTCCATACAACACCCCGGTATAATTTGCGAAGCTCTGAAGTAGTTTAAAACGCCTTCTCTTGTGTACAACGCTCACTATCTCAACACACAATGTGCAGCGACAAATAACTGGAGCATCACTAACTAACAAGTGCAGCTCGTACCCCAGGTTGTGAAATAATCCGCACAATATACAACAACATACTTGAAACAAATATCCCGGGTTGTTACGGTTCATGTGACAACCATAACACGGAAGTGACAACCCACACTTGCAGGAAAAGTGATAACCTCCACGGTAGCTACGTCACGGGTGACGTCATTTCGTttcaaaacagatttttaaataaataaagtttttaatccATTGTAATGTGTTTTGGAGACGACGGTTTAGTTTTGATTCTAGAATCAAAACAAACGAAGTCCTTTGTTACGAGACAAAGGAAATATTCGCGAATTGAAGTTTATTGTCTGGATTATTCGTCATAAACAAAAAGAGAAATATCTGCGCTGGGTGTaggtatttatttgtttgttcttttttgcaCCGAGGCGAGTTACGCTCTATTGTGAAGCccgtttaaaaatttaataaaacgcCACCAAAATACTTTACTAGGTTTTATTATTAGATCTCATACGCTGTAGTCAaagcaaacaaattaaagGGGGAATCTACTTTACTATAGCGCCACCACACGGGTGGTATATCTCGTAattcgaggataaataaacaaacgttttaaggttttaaaacaattcccAAATTTAACAAAGCACGAAAacgaataaagttaaataacaacataataataaacatgagACATTTAGGTGCTCGGATACGATgtaaacgacaaacagtgtactGGTTCGTGGGGTAAACGCCACAAATTTGATCAGACTACTGGTTCCAGTTACTACGTTTGCGTTGCTACGAAAACATTCAACACCTGCGATAAATACCTGACATTAACTCGTAGGAAACGTGGGTTATGTGGCgtttgaaatttaaactgaGAGGAATTTCCGGAACAACCTCGAAAGTCGGTTTAGGTTTCGAAATATTTAACGGaacgaaagaaaaaaaaaagttttacttcGTATCTTGTTGAAGTTTCCATCATTAGGTGATTGGAATTTTAATTCTCATTGTAGGTTGGGGTCACTGTAGGATTTGAACCTTGTACCCTCGGTTGAATGTGGGAATTAGAACAAAGATCTTATTTATGAAAGCAACGAAcgaatggatgaatgaatataacttatttatcctcgcatggcggggcaacggtaggcgttataacacgagtattctgtttcatacacctcgtgcccgcttgcaagttacgacgcatgtaactttgtgggtgattgttttaatgcatgcggctgacaatttagacaacccataataTAACGTATAAATAGGATTTAGTAGCAAAACGGAATTCGTTGTAACAAGCAACGCAAGAGTATTAACAAGAATCTGTGATTTCATTCACGATTATactaaaaatcaaatttcccAAACCTGAGATTACTTTAAACACCGTCACTTTAAGCTATATGTTAAAGATGATCACGATTGCAACGACTTTCGCGCACGAGGATTCTAGAACAAcaaacattatgacgtatctATTACCTATGACGGAAGTATTCGATATTTGATTCTAGAATTCTGTTTGATAAAATCTCGCGAATGTTGCGACTTAACCGAACTTAGCGAAACTTTGCGGGATAAAAGACGTCACGATTTTATCTAACACTTTTTACTCAAGTAATTTTTACCCCAGCGTGTTtgaacgactgtcgttttgttgctaattctcGTATCGTCGTTGATTTAGTTggtcttcgctatcgtatttgaATGTTTAATCTTGTGCATATATACTTGGAACtttacaccgaggcgagcTATGCTGTGGTATAAACTGTAAACGtcgcttaaaagaacaaacattgaaatatctgcgctgaacaacgctggagTATTTGTTCTAACCTGCCAAAATTAACAATACCATTTCTACAAACGAATTTGTAACCAAcactaaatatttgtaatcaACTTTTACGACAAATCGAATCGAGACTGGTTACCAACTTCACATATTATAATGACGACCAACGCTTTGAAATCAAGAATAATAACAGTGTCGagttctatgacgtcacagctcATTATTCCAGTATCGCTATCGGAAGCGATAACAGCGGAGTAATTGTCACGTCATAATTGACAAGTTCTATAAACATGCGGTGACGTAATCGGGGAAATCAAAATTCCAAAAATTTGGTTTCGTGGGTTTTAGCCGTACGGCTTGAAAGGGACATCAGGGGATTATTGGTATAACAGATTGAAGAACGAGGCTCCTGGTTTCGAatctaggccagggttggagaaccagggatcctggattcgaatccaggccaggttTGGAGTACCAAggatcctgggttcaaatccaggcCATCAAGGTTGGAGAACcggggatcctgggttcgaatctaggccagggttggagaaccagggatcctgggttcgaatccaggttatcctgggttcgaatccaggccagggttggagaaccagggatcctgggttcgaattcaggtcagggttggagaaccagggatcctgggttcgaatccaggccatcaaggttggagaaccagggatcctgggttcgaatccaggccagggttggagaaccagggatcctgggttcgaatccaggttagggttggagaaccagggatcctgggttcgaatccaggttAGGGTTGAAGAActagggatcctgggttcgaaacCAGGCTACAATTGTAAATAGCGAAACAAATCAACGTACCACCAACTTGCGTTTAGTTGAAACAAACTAACCAAGAGATTCTTATAATCTGTTCCATTTATTGCCATGTGTGTAAACACCGGTAATATAAAATCACAAACCTAAATTTACCGTTACTGTTCGTTTTTTCGTTTAATCTTTGTTaccgtgaccgaagagacagcatgaatttcattcattcaaacatagCCTACGCTGCTTACAAAACGTTGGTACAATAATACAACCTAATCTACCCCTTGTACTAGAACCACCAATCCAACCATTGCTTGCTATAACTCCACAACAAACCGCTGATAACACGAACCTCTTACTTCATGCTCACGGACAAGCGATTGAAACACACGCTTCACATTTTCAATCTTGCTCCtgataatttatataaaagaaacaaagaattttcTCCTTGCTGCCCGGGAGTGAGAAAACGAATGCCGCGCGTTCTCATTTCGCgtaatatatgacgtcacagtgttGAAACCTTGAGTTGGTGACGTAACTCGTGACGTCATGCAGAGTATTTTCGAATGAACGGCAGAAAATATtaacatgttattttgttctatgtgagtgaggtccgtatcatgggacctggggtttataCCAGAGCTGGctcaccccaacattgtatagtagggtcgggtaagacgggacacttttagcacataatatttaaatatccttatcgttatcaacggtttatgggagtcgtgaggatacggttttataattctttgaatgttttttgtttactaccaaatgtgaagagaaaatagaatgaaaaggtgtctcatcttcccccaccctactatatttgcaCATTCTATCATGCATGgatgaggtccttgtcaaagTAACTAGATTTGTCCCATTACTTCAACACCCATCTGCTAGGAACCTTACGCCGTAAACATTTAAGCTGTCTAAACTGCAACGTTTTGTTTACTTCAGTTATGACTTTGCTACATACGTAGCTAAATACCTTTGCTGCCACCTGACGGTCACATAATAGTATAACATAATACtgtataagtttatttatttcttccaatacaatagcaaagatcaaattaattaaaacaacaaagagaagggaattagccgcaaaacgacagttgtctTCTTACAATTCTATTTaataaacagataaaaaaaacgtggCAGCTAaacaaattaactttttattattgatGAATTTGATTGACTTGCATAGCATATGATTGCAGTACGTTGCCACACAATTATCATTTGTAGGATATAAATAACTACAGTTTACAAATAAtgtcataattatttttttaaagaactttttaatttttgttaatatgacTGATAATTACAAGCATTGCCCATGCTGTTGTGAGCAGAGGTGCAGGTGGCCTCAAGCTGAATCTTTTTGAACTCTGGACAGTGGCAGACACCACGTTTACCTTGGTTTTACAGTGAAACGAATTTCTTGGTAATCGGTCAAACGCAGAACATCAGAATCCTGTtgattgataaagttttttaatatttttgatgGCATTTTTAGCTGAGGTTGGGCCAGAGTATGACTTCATCCGAAACTCAACAGATTCGTTCCAGAAGTTTGAAAAATATCTTAGATATACTGGAACATGTTCGTTATTTTCGtagttgaaataaatattaattaattaatcatATGGTTCTGCGGACTCTGGTCCTAGAAAACCAGAGCTGTGTGGAAATAGGAcccataaaaacacaaacaacacgAAAACGAATAAAATGAACTTACCGATGTTAGTTCCATGTTGTTTGGCAGTTTAAATACAGAACCTACTCGTGTATCACTGGGCCGCCCACATTTTTCAACATAAGCTTGCTTAAGTTGTTCCAGACTTGGTGGGTTTCAACGTTTGAACTGAAGTTCAACATTATTTGCCCAACCCAGGGCTCTTAACACTAAATACTCAGGGTGGACGACCAACCCACATGGTTTGTGCGAATCTTTCAACACGGCGAACATCTCCCTTGGTTGGTACCAGAACCCGGTACCTTTGTGGCTTTGTGCTGGTGGTGGGGGAGCTTCTGGCAACTCTGGTTGAaagaatattattaaataaatgaaagaacacatacacacacatcagtggcagcattgagcctcGAACCCCTATCTTCCAGTTTAGAGGCAGACATGCTAACCACTGTTCCATGTCCCCTGATATTAATTGTATCTCCGTGTTCTATTCTATTGGAAAAGCTGCATGGAAGGCAAGCCAGGTCAAacttgaaacaaatataaacaagagcttaccttgttgtttgttgggttgttgatgttgttgtttgttgggttgttgatgttgttgttgtgaataaatgaaaggTGGATTGGCCAAATAGTTTGGAACAAAAGTAGttttgctctcttgttgaACTGATTCTGCATAATATTAGTTATCTGAATGTTTAAGCAAATGTTTGTTCAGGTCAACTCCatcacgaggataaatatgtaaaaacatCAGTATTACCACAACAGCAACACACATACATTGATATATAACATACTTTGTGCACAATACTGCAGGGGGGTTGTATCTTTGTTCCCTTAACTTTTCACAAGCAAATCTGTCACATCTCAATACCACACCAAAATTATCTTAAGCCGCACAAAAAGAAAGTTTAACGTGACaaactgaaaaataataataataaccatACAGCGCCTCCTTGGGTGGCGATAGTGATACAATACCTTTTATTATCACATTATGACCCAACAATGCCAGAACATCTGGGTTCGTTGTAAGTTCTCGTGGGGATTTCCCATCTTTATTcaacatttctttgtttgcccCATTTTCTAATAATagctttatgacatcacaatggttTCGCTTCGCTGCCCAATGCAGTGCTGTCCTGGAGaaacaaaagtcatgtctTTTTATCCACACATTgcttttactaaaatattctaaaccattttgatatttaaaatcattataaaaaaaagaaaaagcaaTGAGTTTAGAACTCTCTGTGACGTTACAGACTAGGCTGTTGGTAGTTAGTGATTTTGCTTGGTGGTTATAACCAGTGGGTTAGTAGTTATCAAAAAAAGAGAATTTTAgcagtaaaacgacagtcgttataacacaacataCCATCCATTCACAGGGTTTTGGGAATTAACATTTACTCCAGAATTTATAAGAATCTGAAcctttgttacgtcaccaaGGGAACAACATTCTCGAAGTTGTTCTCCATTTGTGTTCGACATTTGAACGATAGGTGTTTTATTACGAGTTTGTTCCAAGacaatattaatgtaaaaactCAAATTTTGTTAAAGGGTATTTCCCGAAACAAGTAACGTCTGCAAATATTTCGACCCCAAAGTTCATTTGGATGACTGGACGTTAATATATAGGTTTTATATGTTATCTAGTAGGAACATAACGTAATTAcaattttcttatatttatattcaacCTTACGTGTAAATCAATTGTAGCTGTACCTTCTTGTTGGACACGTAAGTTTCATAGACGGTTGACCGTGTTTTAGCATAGATTTAATGATACAATTACCCAAATGTTTTTCTGATAGATTAATGAGGTTTATCCTAAGCACCTAATAAGAGTGACAGTGCCGCTAACGAACGGCTAAATCGTCCCCATTTATTTCCACGACGAACGAAACATGAAGCCTCAACAAAATATCCTAAATATCCCTTCCCATACACAATAACTCCCAACAGTGagcagtgagccttgaacctggtaACTCTATAACGCAGA
Protein-coding sequences here:
- the LOC100187163 gene encoding ankyrin repeat domain-containing protein 40-like, coding for MSNTNGEQLRECCSLGDVTKVQILINSGVNVNSQNPVNGWTALHWAAKRNHCDVIKLLLENGANKEMLNKDGKSPRELTTNPDVLALLGHNVIIKESVQQESKTTFVPNYLANPPFIYSQQQHQQPNKQQHQQPNKQQELPEAPPPPAQSHKGTGFWYQPREMFAVLKDSHKPCGLVVHPEYLVLRALGWANNVELQFKR